In Melitaea cinxia chromosome 11, ilMelCinx1.1, whole genome shotgun sequence, a genomic segment contains:
- the LOC123657713 gene encoding ribonucleoprotein RB97D-like, translated as MSGYPYGGNPPQYPPPQNQMYPQIYNPANPPPPGHPNHAAPGYPSGQNPQFPYQSGFAVYPTQQFPPRQAPPAAMSYPGGPTAPPSYGYTGYPTVTPQPGYEPAIEWIPSTPMDAHNLSNRAVVAGYEGYDHSPLWVIRAKYEGDVIPGKLAIQHKAAYVPWGGNENSVQNFEVCCARPEKIHWVEVRDGIIPPNAVIGGNTLSGEPLYIGRAREQGSLTPGKVHPSHNVMYMSFAGKEIPHKVYEILCTV; from the exons ATGTCCGGat ATCCATATGGAGGCAACCCTCCCCAATATCCTCCCCCCCAAAATCAGATGTATCCTCAAATATATAATCCTGCCAATCCTCCACCCCCTGGTCACCCTAATCATGCTGCACCAGGGTATCCTTCTGGTCAAAACCCTCAATTTCCTTACCAGTCAGGTTTTGCTGTTTACCCGACTCAACAGTTTCCTCCGAGACAAGCTCCTCCGGCAGCCATGTCATACCCAGGTGGTCCGACGGCTCCACCTTCATATGGATATACAGGATACCCGACAGTAACTCCGCAGCCAGGTTACGAAC CTGCAATTGAATGGATTCCATCTACACCCATGGATGCTCACAATCTAAGCAACAGAGCAGTTGTCGCCGGCTATGAGGGTTATGACCATAGTCCGCTCTGGGTAATTAGAGCCAAGTATGAAGGTGACGTGATTCCAGGTAAACTAGCTATCCAACACAAAGCTGCATATGTGCCTTGGGGTGGAAATGAAAACAGCGTACAAAACTTTGAG GTTTGCTGTGCACGTCCAGAGAAAATTCATTGGGTAGAAGTCAGAGATGGTATAATACCACCAAATGCAGTTATTGGTGGCAATACTTTATCTGGTGAACCTCTTTACATCGGTAGAGCACGGGAACAAGGATCTTTGACTCCTGGAAAA gtcCATCCAAGCCACAATGTTATGTACATGTCGTTTGCTGGTAAAGAAATACCCCACAAAGTATATGAAATATTGTGCACAGTTTAG
- the LOC123657778 gene encoding uncharacterized protein LOC123657778 — protein sequence MVKMLSDPRYTESNNGYCWFELMQIYDKISDCIYFFNKIYAKQIFLMFNEWLITTLLTICRSISPTYKSTHKVRTDLYFYAFSNIRSLLLTGISERLIQERRKTQLLLEHILIYNDLDPDYRSQVKTMLALVHTRQLQLSAVVCSVNFPIMITFAARIVSYTVLMIQNFYMKLLLKN from the exons ATGGTT AAAATGCTCAGTGATCCGAGATACACAGAATCCAATAATGGCTATTGTTGGTTTGAACTCATgcaaatatatgataaaatctctgactgtatatatttttttaacaaaatctaCGCGAAGCAG attTTCTTAATGTTCAATGAATGGCTCATAACCACGCTACTTACGATTTGTAGATCTATTTCACCGACTTATAAG AGTACTCATAAAGTCAGGACGGATTTGTACTTTTATGCCTTCTCAAATATTCGGTCACTGCTTCTAACTGGAATCAGCGAAAGACTTATTCAAGAACGAAGAAAAACTCAACTGCTTTTGGAACATATTTTGATTTACAATGATTTAG ATCCAGATTACCGCAGTCAGGTCAAAACCATGTTAGCTTTAGTACATACAAGACAACTCCAGTTATCAGCAGTCGTATGTTCCGTTAATTTTCCAATTATGATCACATTTGCGGCTCGAATTGTATCTTATACAGTTCTAATGATACAAAACTTCTACATGAAATTACTATTGAAGAATTGA